The sequence below is a genomic window from Opitutia bacterium.
GCTCTTCGCCGAGCGCAACCACACCTGCGCCGTCTGCGTGTCCAACGGCCACTGCGAACTCCAGTCGCTCGCGGCCGATTGCGGCATGGACCACGTGCGCTACGAATACCAATCGCCGCGCTGGCCCGTCGACCAATCGCACGCGCTCTACGGCATGGACCACAACCGCTGCATCCTCTGCACGCGTTGCGTCCGCGTCTGCTGGCACATCGAAGGCGCCGGCACCAAGAACGTCGCCGGCCGCGGTGCGAAGTGCGAAGTCATCACCGACCTCAAGCAGCCGTGGGCCGACGCCGACACGTGCACCTCGTGCGGCAAGTGCGTGATGAGCTGCCCCACCGGCGCGCTCTTCTACCGCGGCGCCTCCGCCGGCGAGATGGTCCGCGACCGCTCGCGCCTCGAATTCATCGTCAACGCCCGGGAGAAACAACAATGGAACGCTTAAGATTCGCCTCCGTCTGGCTCGGTGGTTGCGCCGGCTGCCACATGTCCTTCCTCGACCTCGACGAGTTCCTCCTGGATCTCGCCGGCCGCGTCGAGGTGGTCTACAGCCCCATCGCCGACCTCAAAACCTATCCCGAGAACGTCGACCTCTGCCTCGTCGAGGGCGCGATCTGCAACGTCGACCACGTCGAGCTCGCGCATCAAATCCGCGCGCGCACGAAGATCGTCGTGTCGTTCGGCGACTGCGCCGTCACGGCCAACGTCCCCGCGATGCGCAACGTCCTCGGCGCGAAAAACGCCGACAACGTCCTTCAGCGCGCCTACGTCGAGGCCGCCGAGGCCAACCCGGTGAAGCCCGCGCTCGACGGCGTGTTGCCGCCGCTGCTGCCCAAGGTCGTGCCGCTGCACCAGCTGATCAAAGTCGACCACTGCCTGCCCGGCTGCCCGCCGCCCGCCGACCGCATCAAGGCCCTCCTCCTCCACCTCCTCGACGCCGCCCCCGCGCTCAGCGGTTCCCAACTGAAATTCGGCTGAGCGCCGCGCGCTCGCCCCCGCACAAACGCCCGCTCATGACCCGTCGCATTCTCATCGACCCTGTCACCCGCATCGAAGGCCACGCCAAGATCAGCCTGCGCCTCGACGAGGACGGCCACGTCGCCGACGCCGAGTTCCACGTCACGGAATTCCGCGGCTTCGAAAAATTCTGCGAAGGCCGCACGCTCGCCGAGATGCCCGGCATCACCGCGCGCATCTGCGGCATCTGCCCGGTCTCGCACCTGCTCGCCTCCGCCAAGGCTGGCGACGCCATCCTCGCCGTCCGCGTGCCCACCGCGGCCGACAAGCTGCGCCGCCTGATGAACCTCGGCCAGATCGTGCAGAGCCACGCGCTGAGTTTCTTCCACCTCAGTTCGCCGGACTTCCTGCTCGGCTGGGACACGCCGCCCGCACAGCGCAATGTCTTCGGCCTCGCCGCGCAAAAACCCGAACTCGCCCGCGCCGGCATCCGCCTGCGCCAGTTCGGCCAGGAGATCATCGAATTGCTCGGCGGAAAAAAGATTCACCCCGGCTGGGCCGTTCCCGGCGGCGTGCGCAGCGGCGTCGACCGCGCCACGCTCGACAAGATCAAGGCGTGGCTGCCTGAGGCGTTCGCCACGACCAACCTCGGGATCGGACTTTTCAAACACGTGCTCGAAACGCACGGCCGCGAAATCGAAACCTACGGCGACTTCCCCTCTATGTTCATGGGCCTCGTCGGCCCGCGCGGCGAATGGGAACACCACGGCGGCAAGCTGCGCTTCACCGACAGCGCCGGCCAGATCGTGCAGGACCAGATCGACCCGAAGACCTACGCCTCGCTCATCGCCGAGCAGGTGCAGACCTCATCCTATCTCAAGTCGCCTTACTACCGCGCGCTCGGCCCGCAAGCCGGACTCTATCGCGTCGGCCCGCTCGCGCGCCTCAACGTCTGCACGACGATCGGCACGCCGAAAGCCGACGCTGAACTCGCGAACTTCCGCAGCTTCGGCCGCGGCGGCGCGGTGACGTCGTCGTTCCTCTATCACTACGCTCGCCTGATCGAGATCCTCGCCGCCCTCGAGCGCATCGCGCTCTATTGCGACGACGAGGACCTGTTGCGCGATCACATTCGCTCCGACGCGGGCATCAACCACCTGCACGGCGTCGGTGTCAGCGAGGCGCCGCGCGGCACGCTCATCCACGACTACACCGTCGACGAGAACGGCCTGCTCACGAAGGTGAACCTCATCATCGCCACCGGTCACAACAACCTCGCGATGAACCGCACCGTCGCGCAGATCGCGCGCGCGTGGATCAAGCCCGGCTCGACCGAGATTCCCGAGCCGCTGCTCAACCGCGTCGAACACGGCATCCGCTGCTACGACCCGTGCCTGAGCTGCTCGACGCACGCCGTCGGCAAAATGCCCCTCCTCGTCCAACTCGTCTCGCCCACCGGCGCGATCCTCAACACCGTCGCCCGCGACTAGCGCGCGATGATCTCGCCCGATTATCCGCATCCGCCCAGTCCCGTTCGCGCGCGCCTGCTCGTGCTGGGCTACGGCAACACGCTCTTCGGCGACGACGGTCTCGGCCAACTGATCGCGCAGCACGTCGCTGATTGGGCGGTGCCGGGCGTGCTCGCGCTCGCACGCCACGAACTCACGCCGGAACTCGCCGCCGATATCGCCGCCGCCGACGAAGTGATCTTCGTCGACGCCGCGCTGCACACCGACGGCGTCGTGTTTGTTCCTGTGAACGCGACGTCGTCCGAGCGCGAAGGCCTCGACCACGCGCTCACTCCCGCCGCGCTGCTCTCGCTGGCGCGCGCCGCGTTCGGCACGGCGCCGAAACACGCGTGGCAACTGCTCGTGCCGGCCCGGGATTTCACCCTAGGAAACTCGCTGTCGTCCGTCGCGCGCCACGGCCTCACGCTGGCTTTGCAGGGAATCTCCCGGCGGATGTAGGCGGGGCTTGCGTCGTTACGCGGCGCGCGCTTCCTTGGGATACTCGTTACGTCCATGCCTTCCAAGATTCTCGTCGTCGACGACCAGCCGATCAACGTCCAGCTCCTGAAGCGCAAACTCGAGCGCGAAGGCATGCAAGTCGCCACGGCGTTCTCCGGGCGCGAAGCGCTCGACCTCGTCGCCGCCGACAAACCCGACTTGATCCTCCTCGACGTGATGATGCCCGACATGGACGGCATCGAGGTTTGCCAGCGCCTCCAAGCCGACGAAGAGACCAAGATCATCCCGGTCATTTTCATCACCGCCCGCACCTCCAAGGAGGGAAAGATCGAAGGCCTCGGCGTCGGCGCGGTCGACTACATCACCAAGCCCATCGACCTCGACGAGACACTCGCCCGCGTGCAGACGCAGCTGCGCTTCGTCACGATGAACCGCGAACTGGTCGAGCTGCAACGCCGCCTCGGCGATTCGCGCCGCGCCGCCACGCTCGGAGCGGTCACGCAGGGCATCGCGCACAATCTGAACAATCTCCTCGGCGTCGTCATCGGCTACGTCGACCTCATCAAGGCCTACCACGAGAAGCCCGAGCTCGTGAAAAAGAACGCGCAAAGCCTCGAGGACGCCGTCAACCGCATCGTCGCCATCATCAAGCAGCTCACGAATCTGGTGGTGAAGAACAAGCCGCACACGAGCCGCGCCACGCTCCAGTCCCTGCTCGCCAGCAGCGTGAGCCGCTACCAGGCGGAGTTCCGCATCGAGCAGCCGGTGACGATCGAAAATTCCGTCGGCGACGTCTCGCTCGAGACGAACGTCGAAGTCTTCGAGGACTCGGTGGCCAAGCTGCTCATCAATGCCTGGGAAGCCTACGGCGATGCCCCCGACGATCAGCGCCCGATCACGATCCGAACCGAGATTCTCGACAAGGGCGACGAAGGCCGGCACCTGCTCGTGCACGTCGAGGACAACGGCCGCGGCATCGACGCCGAGATCAAGGACCACGCGTTCGAGCCCTTCATCAGCTCGAAGCACACGGTCGGCGTCGGCATGGGCCTCACGGTCGCCCGCCACGCCATGCGCAACCTCGGCGGCGAAGTGAATCTGAACGAGAACCCGAAAGGCGGCGCCATCGCGACGCTGCGCCACCCGCTGGAGCGGAAAACTAAGGGCTAAAGAAACGGAAGCGCCGGGCCCAGCGGCTCCTGTAGGAGCCTGCTTGCAGGCGACCCGAGCGCGGAGACAGTCGCGCGAGCAGGCACCTACGCGCGCGCAAGCGCGAATGCGTTACTGGCCGCGCCTCGCTCCTACGGCAACACCTCGACCCAGAACGGCACGAACGCGTCGTCGCCCGCGAGGTTCACCTGCGCCCAGATCACGTAGCGGCCGGGCTGAGGAATCGTTACCTTGAAGTGCAGCTCCGGCTTCAGCGCCGCGGGCGGCTTCGTGAGATCGGTTTCCGTCGGGTGCAGGTGCGCGAAACCGCTGCGCTCTTCATCGAACGCCACGAGGTGCGCGAACGCCCCCATCACCGGCTGCAACGGCACCGGCCGCTTCTCCGTGCCCGGGCTCTCGATGCGAAACGTGAGATCGGCTGGCGTCTTCGCCCGAAAATACGAAGGGACGTCGAGCGTGACATTGAAGCCGTTCGTTTGCCACTCGGTGTTCATCGTCCGCGAGACGCGCGCGACATCACCGGGCACCGTGAAGTCCACCGACGCATAGAGTCCGCGCTGGGTCGCGGCCGGCGTGAAGTCGGCGAAAACGCGATACGTGCCCGCGCGGTCGGGCGCCATTTCGAACACCCAATCGCCCTCGCGACGGCCGGGCTCGGGGTGGATGTGCTGATAGTCGTTCAGCGTCGGATCGACGACGAGCAGGTGAAGCTTGCGGGTGTGTGCGACGAGCAGATCGGCCGGACCGACCGGTTTGCCGTTCGCCGTGCGCATCGTGAGCGTGAACTTCGTCGGCTTGCCCCGTTGCGGCGGCGTCTCGCTCGCGAGCGAGAGTTGCACGGGGGATTTCGCGGCGATGACCGGGATGAATTGTGGACTGGAGGGATCGCAAAACTCGATCGCGTCCTTCCCAGTCACGCGAAAGTCCATGTGGTTGAGATTCGAGCCGGTCGGCAGCAGGCGCACCGTCACGTAGAGCGCGAGCGCCACGGCCGTGATGAGGCCGACGGAGCGGAGCGGCGGGCGGGTGAGCGGCGGGCGCGTGGGAGTCGTCATCTCAGCTTGGTCGGTGGGCGCGGACGGGATGTTGCAAGTGCGCTGGGGGGGCGGCGATCGCGGATTGCCGCTCCAGGTTCGGCGCACGTCATTTCATTTTCGGCAGAAAATCATCATTGGTCCACTGCGAGCCGTCGACGCGGTGGATAATCCGGCCGTTCGCATCGATGAGCAGCGTGGCGAGGTTGTGCTTGATCGTGCCGCCCTCGAATTCGCGGATGATCCCCATCTGGGCGAACAGCTGGCGCATGGCGGTGTCCGGCCCGGTGAGAAACGACCAGTTGCTCAAATCGAGGCCGCGCGCGTCGGCGTAGTCCTTCAGGATTCCCGGCGTGTCGTATTCCGGGTCGAGCGAAACGGAGACGAACTCCACTCCGGTGACGCCCGCCTTCTTCGCCGCCTGCTGCAGCGCCGACATCCTCGCCGTCGAGGCCGGGCACATCGTCGCGACCGGGCAGCGCGTGAAGATGAAATTCATCATGACCTTTTTCCCGCGAAAACGATTCGCAGAGACCGTGCGGCCTTCCTGATCGAGCAGCGTGAAGTCCGGCGCGGACTCGCCGACTTCGCGATAGGCGCCCTTGCCGCGCGTCGCGGTGTCCTGCGCCAAGGCCTTCGCGGCGGCGTCGAGTGCGCGCACGGTCACCGCGTCGTCCGGCCAGATTTTCTCGAGCGAATACTCGCCCTTGTATTCGACCATCACGGCGCGGATGCGCTGGCCGGCCTTCGCGTTCATGAGGTCGCCGGCCGTGGCCTTGAACTCCATCGTCATCGACGGCATGTAGCCGGGAATCTCCTCGTGCGTGACGAGCAGCACCTTCCGCGCGGCGTCGGCGCTGACAATCTCGCCGACCATCGGGAAACGCTTCGGCTGATCGCGCGACTCCTGCCGCTTGATGTAGTCGGTGGCGCTCATCGCGTCCTTGTCCCAGACGGCGGCGATCTCCTCCGTCGGCGCGTTCGATTTTGTGGTCTCGCGGCCGCAACCGCCCGCAAACAACGCGGCGGCCATTAGCGCACCGAGCGCGCTGCGCGCACCGAACGAATAACGCGGAGTCATGCCCGTGACCCATTTGCCAAAGCCGGAAATTGTCAAAAGGTTTGCGCCCCGTTCCGGCGAAGTATGACTTCGCGTTTCCTCCCGCCTGCCCACGCCTGATGCAACGCACCGCTGACTACAAACCCGCCCTCGCCTGGTTCGCCGCTCTCGGCAGCGCCTGGGTCTTCGTGCTCGTGGCCCTCGGCGCACTCACCACCACGATCGGCGCC
It includes:
- a CDS encoding oxidoreductase encodes the protein MERLRFASVWLGGCAGCHMSFLDLDEFLLDLAGRVEVVYSPIADLKTYPENVDLCLVEGAICNVDHVELAHQIRARTKIVVSFGDCAVTANVPAMRNVLGAKNADNVLQRAYVEAAEANPVKPALDGVLPPLLPKVVPLHQLIKVDHCLPGCPPPADRIKALLLHLLDAAPALSGSQLKFG
- a CDS encoding hydrogenase maturation protease translates to MISPDYPHPPSPVRARLLVLGYGNTLFGDDGLGQLIAQHVADWAVPGVLALARHELTPELAADIAAADEVIFVDAALHTDGVVFVPVNATSSEREGLDHALTPAALLSLARAAFGTAPKHAWQLLVPARDFTLGNSLSSVARHGLTLALQGISRRM
- the hoxU gene encoding bidirectional hydrogenase complex protein HoxU translates to MAVKTLTIDGRPVSAQEDATILQACTEAGIKLPTLCHLDGVYDVGACRLCLVEVTGNNKLLPACTTKVREGMDIHTDTPKLRHYRKLTLELLFAERNHTCAVCVSNGHCELQSLAADCGMDHVRYEYQSPRWPVDQSHALYGMDHNRCILCTRCVRVCWHIEGAGTKNVAGRGAKCEVITDLKQPWADADTCTSCGKCVMSCPTGALFYRGASAGEMVRDRSRLEFIVNAREKQQWNA
- a CDS encoding SCO family protein, translating into MTPRYSFGARSALGALMAAALFAGGCGRETTKSNAPTEEIAAVWDKDAMSATDYIKRQESRDQPKRFPMVGEIVSADAARKVLLVTHEEIPGYMPSMTMEFKATAGDLMNAKAGQRIRAVMVEYKGEYSLEKIWPDDAVTVRALDAAAKALAQDTATRGKGAYREVGESAPDFTLLDQEGRTVSANRFRGKKVMMNFIFTRCPVATMCPASTARMSALQQAAKKAGVTGVEFVSVSLDPEYDTPGILKDYADARGLDLSNWSFLTGPDTAMRQLFAQMGIIREFEGGTIKHNLATLLIDANGRIIHRVDGSQWTNDDFLPKMK
- a CDS encoding Ni/Fe hydrogenase subunit alpha, giving the protein MTRRILIDPVTRIEGHAKISLRLDEDGHVADAEFHVTEFRGFEKFCEGRTLAEMPGITARICGICPVSHLLASAKAGDAILAVRVPTAADKLRRLMNLGQIVQSHALSFFHLSSPDFLLGWDTPPAQRNVFGLAAQKPELARAGIRLRQFGQEIIELLGGKKIHPGWAVPGGVRSGVDRATLDKIKAWLPEAFATTNLGIGLFKHVLETHGREIETYGDFPSMFMGLVGPRGEWEHHGGKLRFTDSAGQIVQDQIDPKTYASLIAEQVQTSSYLKSPYYRALGPQAGLYRVGPLARLNVCTTIGTPKADAELANFRSFGRGGAVTSSFLYHYARLIEILAALERIALYCDDEDLLRDHIRSDAGINHLHGVGVSEAPRGTLIHDYTVDENGLLTKVNLIIATGHNNLAMNRTVAQIARAWIKPGSTEIPEPLLNRVEHGIRCYDPCLSCSTHAVGKMPLLVQLVSPTGAILNTVARD
- a CDS encoding hybrid sensor histidine kinase/response regulator; the protein is MPSKILVVDDQPINVQLLKRKLEREGMQVATAFSGREALDLVAADKPDLILLDVMMPDMDGIEVCQRLQADEETKIIPVIFITARTSKEGKIEGLGVGAVDYITKPIDLDETLARVQTQLRFVTMNRELVELQRRLGDSRRAATLGAVTQGIAHNLNNLLGVVIGYVDLIKAYHEKPELVKKNAQSLEDAVNRIVAIIKQLTNLVVKNKPHTSRATLQSLLASSVSRYQAEFRIEQPVTIENSVGDVSLETNVEVFEDSVAKLLINAWEAYGDAPDDQRPITIRTEILDKGDEGRHLLVHVEDNGRGIDAEIKDHAFEPFISSKHTVGVGMGLTVARHAMRNLGGEVNLNENPKGGAIATLRHPLERKTKG